The genomic stretch GAGAACTATCATCTTTTGATTTCTAAGAAAAAGATCTTGGAAATTTGAAAGGTATTACAATGAAACTTACAAGCCGCAATCTTTTAATCAATGCCTTACAAGAGTACTCTACTTTCCCAAAACAGGTCTTAGGATATGATGAAGAGTCCACATCCTCCGCTGTGAGCAGTGAAGTACGGTGAACATTGAACAACTGAAAGCATCTGGGTATATGCATTGTAAGGGATTCTTAACCATtcaatgctcactgcaccaaTGCATCAACtgtagacgattttcacaccATAATGAAAAGACTAAGCATTTCTTTCAAATCATTTTATGGGACAACTATCAAACAAATCTAAAATTGTTTTCTTAAAAATCGAACTGTTCCTTTTCATAATACAAAAAAGGCAAGATCAGTGACTGATACCTAACGAAGGAGCAGTTCTTCCCCTTCCTTTTTCTAGCTACATACACTGACCAGAATATCTGATGGCCACGATGCCTCCCCTGCCGGACCCACCACTTCCCTAATGCCTGTGTACtcattttcatttcatattGGTGATTTGAAACCACATATGTACATGAACCATATACTTTCAATCTCCTTTCCTGCTATCCATCTCTGCTGACGTCCTTGATGCAAAACTCACATCGAAACTAACCCCGACGGTGACATCTCCTTCCTCAACTTGAAACCCTTAAACCTTAGATTCCCACAATGATAACCAAATTAATCATCATCAATCACTTTATTTGTTAAGTAGTTTCTTAATGAGTGATGGCCCACCAATTCTTTGATCAAGACCGTTAAATTAAGGACATATAAGTGAGTTGGTGGAGAACGTTACCCGCTTGCGCTGTTATTGAACCAATATGCAGATCAATGGGAGGTTGCATGGAAACATCTTCAACGTATGAGTCAGTGTAGTGCTATATATTTACCATATGTGTCTATGTAGGCGGacaactttcttttttccttttattaagTGAGTTGGGGGAGAACGTTACCCACTTCGGTGGTCATTGGAGCAATGCGTAAATCAATGGGTGACCACACGGAAGCATGTTCAGCGAATGGGTCAGGGTAGCGCTATATACCATATGTGTCTATGCAAGCgggtagctttcttttttcctttcagtAAGTGAGTTGGTGGAGAACGTTACCCACTTGCGTGTCATTGGAGCAATGTGTAGACCAATGGGAGACTACACGAAAGCATCTTCAACGAATGGGTCAGGGTAGTGCTATATACCATATGTGTCTACACAAGcaggtagctttctttttccctccacCTATGGCCCATATATCTATGTGAACTATGACTATGTGCCTAAGCCTTTAGTTTCCAACTTCCTATTGTAGAGCTCTAATGGCTTCAAACATGGATCAACTTCCTCCAAGTTCCAGGCGACTAGATGAACCGGATTTGAATCTAAGAGAGTGGGCTCTCAAGGCTCGGAATATTAGCAGGGAGAACACCAAGTCAAGAAGGTTTTCAGCTTCAAATATCACTAGTTTTAGAGAAGATGCAAAGACGTTCAGATCAAACACAACCATCTCAAGCACTGTTTCTTCACCTGGCTACACCTTAAGaggtatttctctctctctctctctctccctctcagacttatatatatatatgattctCTTTGATAACTTCATCTATCTTCACAGACGAGATTGACCCATCAACTTACTCATTCACAAGTGCTCTAAAAGGTAAGTTTGGATGATTTATGGTGTTAGACACAAGTTTTAGATGAGGAGATGTATGAATGTGTGGTTTTTTGCAGCTTTGCAGGGAAGATCAAATTATGGTTGGGAATGTTTATCACCAGATGGATTTGCTCTAAACTCCAAGTGGAATGAAGCAGAGAAGTATATCTGCAACCCACGTTCAGGAGAATTCCCAATGGAGTGTTTATCTGCCAAAACACTTAGTAGATTCACAGTGTCTGGACCTCTTATTTACTCTTACCATGCACGCCAAGTTCAAAGCAAGAGTACTTCCATAACACAAGAAGATGAAACTGAATTTTCATCTCAAGGTCTAAAATGCTTCAAATGTTTATCTTCCTTTCTTATCTAAAATCTATGCTCTCCCCTTATTTTACTTTTGGTGGATTTGAATGTAGAGAAGAAAGTAGAGAATTTGACTAGAGATGTGGGCACTCAAATTACACCAGCTGATCTCAGCTCAAGCGGTCCAAGCCCCACTTCTACTCCTTCCATAAAAGAGAGAGCATTGAAGCAGTGTGAAGTTGAAGGTGGAGAGCCATCCAACTCAAGttcaatacccaaaatcaaGGATGAGGTATTCCACTAGAAACTTGAGGATTGAGTCTTGATCCTCTCCCCTCATGGTGACTTTTCCATATAGGATCCCATTGTCCATGAGGTATTATATCACGAGTCAATGGCATATTAATTGTTCTGATTCGTAATCTGAATATCTCCTAAACAGTGAGATCCCATGTGGGAAGGATAACTCCTCCCCCTATGTGAGTGAGGGGCCTAGCTAATCTTGGGTAGTCTAGATTGCccatgttgaatattttatggATAGACCAATGAAATGGAATCACAGTCAGATCCATGTGAAGTAGGGATGAATAGATAGTTTAAGCTACTAAACCCCATCAATTATCATTGAGACTTGTTGAAATgcttttaagaagaaaaaaaagtcagCTTGGGGAGCATTTGAAAATAAATGATACAAGTAGGGTTCACAGATCACAAGTTGTGGCGATGGACCATCCAATTGGCCCCATGCATTAAAAGAGATATCCTGTCATAGTCACTATCAAATCATGTACCCTTCTTCACAACAAAACAATTATATGTCATGTGGGCCATCCCACCCTGTGGGAATCTTGATGCTCAATGAAGAatctttattaaaaaacaaattagTAATTAATTAACTTAAAATAGCTCTTCAGGGTTCAACCAGGGAATGTTATCCTGACCATGAATATCTAAATTGGCTAAGTCTTAACAGTTTTCTAAATGAGACAGATTATACAGACCATGAATTCCAAAGTGCaataatgaaataatgaaaGACCACTTCTCAGCTATATATTGTTCATTGTTCAAGGAAAGGTGAAACATATGGATTATCCTAACCTTTCCTCTCACCTTGTTTTAAGTTATGAAAATCATTGAATTATTGATCTAGTTTTCTACTTATTCTAACATTCcccaaaaagaatatttttcccTATGGATAAACAAGCAGCCCTTTGGATCCTTCTATTTTAGGTTATGGCAGTGATAACATTACCCAATGCATAAGATATACTACCACAAGTTTGGCCAATGGCCATTGGGTTGAGCCATTTATTTATCATTATCATGCCTTAGGATCAGTAACaaacatggttttaggtatttggCATGGATTGGCCGTATCGGATGAGTTGTATCAGTATCAACCAACATTGATATAGATATCGATATTGGATCAGTTATAATTGTCAAAATATCCTACAGTATCAGTGCCTTTGAGGGTAAAACTATCCAATATATTTGATACCGACCCATACCATCTTCATAACCAATTCAATACCGATACATGATCTGATGCATCCATACttaatacttaaaaccatgataatAAATATATGGTTTTGAATAGAGTTCGTTGGAGAAAAATGATCCATTTAATCGAACCCATATAGCTGGGATAAGGAGGAGTTGGGTTAAGTTTAATTGACTCTataagggtttctttctttttttttttattattattattattttttaatataaataaatatatggcTTGTTTGAGACATTCAACTCAAAGAAAGGAAATTTAATTCAGCCAAAAGGTTCTCATGTGAAAGCCAAACccaaaaaaggttaaaaaagaGAGACACCTGACCTGATTCTGACAGTACTAAGGGGTGTGGATGTTGCAGATAGAAGTGAAAGAATCCGGAGATGAAACAGAGGCAgcaggaaagaaagaagaaagagaggagaaaaagtGCAAATGCAATTGCAGGCAAGGTGGTGGTTGCTTGTCGTGGATGAATTTGTGGAGGGGAAGAAGGCAGAGATAGGAACAAAGATCCAAATGACCAGATGGCTGGTTTTGTTTGGAAAAACGACTGtctttgaaaaaaatgaaaaggggCAAGTTGggttataaaaagaaaaatcatggagATTCCTTTCTCCTTTTTAGCAGATGTGAAAGTAAGCTTGATAGAGAAACGAAAGGCAATCATGATTCATCCAGTATAACAGTtaaagcctctctctctctctctctctctctctctctctctctctctctctgtgaattGGTTGATTCGTATCAATAAAAAATGATGCCGATATTGAGTCCTTGGTGATCCCATAGAGTTGAGTTCTTTTGCACATATGTTCACCGGGATGTACATTTCATGTGATAATATTTGTTCCATTTACTATGGGAATGTAAAGAGTTAAAGAGGGTAATTAGGAAACAAAAGGGACAGGTGTTGGCACATGAAATGTACTTTCAGGTGAATGAACTGTCGATCTCATGTAGATGTAAGATGGGCAAAACCATCCGATTGATCCATATTGATGTTGTTTCAGTATAGGCATACCATGAACTTaaactaaggctgcgtttggtaatgtttcagAGAAATGTTTCtggaatttttttgttttatgagaacgaaaaaacagaataaagagTTTGATACATTTATGGCgtgtttcatttttatttttttttaagtaaaaagtgaaaaaaataaaacgtTGGAAATgagaattgacggaacgacaaaaggtagttccatCGTTCCagttttgttcaaaaaaaaaaaaaaaagcattttgacacagaaactgaaattttcagtttttgacatgaaacgtcgTTTTTGGAATAGAAACGTTACCGTAGCCTAACTCTCTCTCCTTGTTATGAAATAACATATCTGCCCCTATTgtgggatgagagagagagacaaagggaATGTTAGCATATATTACATAGACAAACAAGTAACTagatccaaaaaacaaaagaaatttaagAGAGCGTCGTGaatattaagggtgtcaaattcgaatcgtataaaaaaaaaaaaaaaaattgaactgaaTTTTTTGGGTATCGAATTTCAAAATCGTATCAATTTTGGTTCAGCCAAATTCAGCATAGGGACCAAATTTAAGTACCAATTCTCGAATTTGAATACTTGTACTTTATAGTGtgtttatatataataataCTAATATATTATAGTATATTAATACATTGTAATACTAAAATGGTATAATATATAGTGCTAATATTGGTATTAGAATTTATAATACTACCGTACTATActataatattataaataatatattatactaTGTATTGTATATTATAATATATGAACTGAGTAGAAGAATCAGACTGAAACCGAACAAATTCAATTTGAATATCAAATTTTAGAACAGAACAATTTGGTTCGAAATACAACAAACACTATCTGGAACTGAACCACATAACTGTTTCTGAATAGATTTACACCCTTACTGGATACGCATACCAACATTGAAAAGCTTTCCTGGGTGGCCCAACTATCGTTTGTGTGATAGCTCAATTGAGGTCTAAAGGCTTTTTTTCGGGTGGCACAAATATTGTTTGCATGACAACTTAGTCGAGGTCTACAATTAGTATTTAATTGGCTTCTCACTCGTGTATAACATTCTCAAAATTAAGTTATTTTTAAGTAAGACATAGAAAACaaagatttatatatataatagacaTACATGGGGATGCATAACAATACATGAAGGTGTACGATTGAATTAGGTTTTGAAACTTAACATATGGTTAAAATCCACAAACCATGAATTTTCTATCCaatcaacaaatttttttttttctagaagataaaattttattaacaaaaagaagaaagaatataaaatggaaaaatttgaaaaaaaaaaaaaaagaagagaaatgagtCCACACCATCAAAATTCTCACATCATTCTATATTGCATGATAAAGTGGGTATTCAAGGAATCCACTTTTGTGGACTGTgcagaaaaaaatgtgcaaaattAAATAGAAATATGTTTTCCATTCAGACAAATGGAAATTTCTAACTTCTATAATTTAAAATGTGAATATGTTGCATTACATTTCCTTAGCAAGGCATCCATGACATAcaatatagatggatttccaTAAGAGTGTAGAAAATGTGTCTTGAGCTCTTTAGAGAactcttaaaataaataatttttttctgctGAACTCAATATTCATTTAGTTTATCAATCAAACACATGAAAATATTANNNNNNNNNNNNNNNNNNNNNNNNNNNNNNNNNNNNNNNNNNNNNNNNNNNNNNNNNNNNNNNNNNNNNNNNNNNNNNNNNNNNNNNNNNNNNNNNNNNNNNNNNNNNNNNNNNNNNNNNNNNNNNNNNNNNNNNNNNNNNNNNNNNNNNNNNNNNNNNNNNNNNN from Macadamia integrifolia cultivar HAES 741 chromosome 11, SCU_Mint_v3, whole genome shotgun sequence encodes the following:
- the LOC122093562 gene encoding uncharacterized protein LOC122093562; translated protein: MASNMDQLPPSSRRLDEPDLNLREWALKARNISRENTKSRRFSASNITSFREDAKTFRSNTTISSTVSSPGYTLRDEIDPSTYSFTSALKALQGRSNYGWECLSPDGFALNSKWNEAEKYICNPRSGEFPMECLSAKTLSRFTVSGPLIYSYHARQVQSKSTSITQEDETEFSSQEKKVENLTRDVGTQITPADLSSSGPSPTSTPSIKERALKQCEVEGGEPSNSSSIPKIKDEIEVKESGDETEAAGKKEEREEKKCKCNCRQGGGCLSWMNLWRGRRQR